Proteins encoded within one genomic window of Brassica rapa cultivar Chiifu-401-42 chromosome A09, CAAS_Brap_v3.01, whole genome shotgun sequence:
- the LOC103840853 gene encoding uncharacterized protein LOC103840853, translating to MAIETAGCGGPTRKEPPERETAAGRATAGRVVPIAIPMQESGGHINGQSSTHHLATDTLRRRRPQSNECEFGESSSSAKRMRIISPGENNESFADSLLNLREERTTNSVLSPTYITSGLTVNPHLRRSDDIRSSYGPYDERYEADRQYLDPHMRKFENSVRRGK from the exons ATGGCAATTGAGACCGCGGGTTGTGGCGGGCCAACCCGCAAAGAACCGCCGGAGAGAGAGACCGCGGCGGGGCGGGCTACGGCGGGGCGGGTGGTACCAATTGCCATTCCTATGCAG GAATCTGGAGGTCATATCAATGGACAATCGTCAACTCACCATCTCGCGACTGACACATTA AGAAGACGTCGACCACAAAGTAACGAATGTGAGTTTGGAGAATCATCATCTTCTGCTAAACGAATG AGGATCATCTCGCCAGGAGAAAATAACGAATCATTTGCAGATAGTCTTCTTAATCTTCGTGAAGAAAG GACAACAAATAGTGTATTGAGTCCCACCTACATAACTTCTGGTTTAACTGTTAATCCTCATTTGAGAAGATCTGATGATATACG gtCATCATATGGACCATATGATGAAAGATATGAAGCCGACCGCCAATATCTTGATCCTCACATGAGAAAATTTGAGAACAGCGTGAGAAGAG gaaaatga